A genomic region of Arachis stenosperma cultivar V10309 chromosome 9, arast.V10309.gnm1.PFL2, whole genome shotgun sequence contains the following coding sequences:
- the LOC130951865 gene encoding uncharacterized protein LOC130951865 isoform X3 encodes MKNSSMSCFLFVLLFTFLLFIQVLTQKISNNVEERIPAHSNVAWPNELEDGSTSGSIGYHLPHYYFQEANPSLVPNAEKGHYTTPLVGYTPSDYQLDKTMIGIKFPGGSINFPWPFSSSMFVAPKNEASPLYTSTSYYPANQYPSYFGDTEENPENRRMAARNRKFMMEPSEVNRKTSSMIYGGKAYGDIDEETTT; translated from the exons ATGAAGAACTCATCAATGTCATGTTTTttatttgttcttctttttACTTTTCTCTTATTTATACAGGTTTTAACTCAGAAAATATCAAATAATG TAGAAGAGAGAATTCCAGCGCATAGTAACGTTGCATGGCCTAATGAGTTAGAAGATGGTTCAACAAGTGGCTCAATTGGTTATCATCTTCCCCATTACTACTTTCAAGAAGCTAATCCTTCTTTGGTACCTAACGCTGAAAAGGGTCACTATACTACTCCTTTGGTTGGCTATACTCCCAGTGACTATCAACTTGACAAAACAATGATAGGTATTAAATTTCCGGGTGGTAGTATAAATTTCCCTTGGCCATTTTCAAGTTCTATGTTTGTGGCACCAAAAAATGAAGCAAGCCCTCTTTATACTTCAACTAGTTACTATCCTGCCAATCAATATCCATCATACTTCGGAGATACTG AAGAGAATCCTGAAAATAGAAGAATGGCGGCGAGAAATCGTAAATTTATGATGGAACCTTCAGAAGTTAATAGAAAGACTTCTAGCATGATATATGGCGGTAAAGCATATGGAGACATTGATGAGGAAACAACAACCTAA
- the LOC130951865 gene encoding uncharacterized protein LOC130951865 isoform X2, with product MKNSSMSCFLFVLLFTFLLFIQVLTQKISNNVEERIPAHSNVAWPNELEDGSTSGSIGYHLPHYYFQEANPSLVPNAEKGHYTTPLVGYTPSDYQLDKTMIGIKFPGGSINFPWPFSSSMFVAPKNEASPLYTSTSYYPANQYPSYFGDTENPENRRMAARNRKFMMEPSEVNRKTSSMIYGGKAYGDIDEETTT from the exons ATGAAGAACTCATCAATGTCATGTTTTttatttgttcttctttttACTTTTCTCTTATTTATACAGGTTTTAACTCAGAAAATATCAAATAATG TAGAAGAGAGAATTCCAGCGCATAGTAACGTTGCATGGCCTAATGAGTTAGAAGATGGTTCAACAAGTGGCTCAATTGGTTATCATCTTCCCCATTACTACTTTCAAGAAGCTAATCCTTCTTTGGTACCTAACGCTGAAAAGGGTCACTATACTACTCCTTTGGTTGGCTATACTCCCAGTGACTATCAACTTGACAAAACAATGATAGGTATTAAATTTCCGGGTGGTAGTATAAATTTCCCTTGGCCATTTTCAAGTTCTATGTTTGTGGCACCAAAAAATGAAGCAAGCCCTCTTTATACTTCAACTAGTTACTATCCTGCCAATCAATATCCATCATACTTCGGAGATACTG AGAATCCTGAAAATAGAAGAATGGCGGCGAGAAATCGTAAATTTATGATGGAACCTTCAGAAGTTAATAGAAAGACTTCTAGCATGATATATGGCGGTAAAGCATATGGAGACATTGATGAGGAAACAACAACCTAA
- the LOC130951865 gene encoding uncharacterized protein LOC130951865 isoform X1: MKNSSMSCFLFVLLFTFLLFIQVLTQKISNNEERIPAHSNVAWPNELEDGSTSGSIGYHLPHYYFQEANPSLVPNAEKGHYTTPLVGYTPSDYQLDKTMIGIKFPGGSINFPWPFSSSMFVAPKNEASPLYTSTSYYPANQYPSYFGDTEENPENRRMAARNRKFMMEPSEVNRKTSSMIYGGKAYGDIDEETTT; the protein is encoded by the exons ATGAAGAACTCATCAATGTCATGTTTTttatttgttcttctttttACTTTTCTCTTATTTATACAGGTTTTAACTCAGAAAATATCAAATAATG AAGAGAGAATTCCAGCGCATAGTAACGTTGCATGGCCTAATGAGTTAGAAGATGGTTCAACAAGTGGCTCAATTGGTTATCATCTTCCCCATTACTACTTTCAAGAAGCTAATCCTTCTTTGGTACCTAACGCTGAAAAGGGTCACTATACTACTCCTTTGGTTGGCTATACTCCCAGTGACTATCAACTTGACAAAACAATGATAGGTATTAAATTTCCGGGTGGTAGTATAAATTTCCCTTGGCCATTTTCAAGTTCTATGTTTGTGGCACCAAAAAATGAAGCAAGCCCTCTTTATACTTCAACTAGTTACTATCCTGCCAATCAATATCCATCATACTTCGGAGATACTG AAGAGAATCCTGAAAATAGAAGAATGGCGGCGAGAAATCGTAAATTTATGATGGAACCTTCAGAAGTTAATAGAAAGACTTCTAGCATGATATATGGCGGTAAAGCATATGGAGACATTGATGAGGAAACAACAACCTAA
- the LOC130951934 gene encoding uncharacterized protein LOC130951934 — MKNSMLYFSFALLYTFLLSTHVLTHEIPNHEERIPAQNNDAWPYELEGSTSNSIGYYLPSDYFQEANPSLLPNAKKGHYITRLVGYTPSDYQLDKTMIDINFPGGRINFPWPFSSSMFVTPKTEASPLYTTTSTSYHPANQYPSYFGDTENPKSRRMMRNRKFMMEPSEVNEKFTHIFPTKTSNMIHGGKGYGDIDEATTT; from the exons ATGAAGAATTCAATGTTATACTTTTCATTTGCTCTTCTTTATACTTTTCTCTTATCAACACATGTCTTAACTCATGAAATACCAAATCATG AGGAGAGAATTCCTGCGCAAAATAACGATGCATGGCCTTATGAGTTAGAAGGTTCAACAAGTAACTCAATTGGTTATTATCTTCCCAGTGACTACTTTCAAGAAGCTAATCCTTCTTTGTTACCTAACGCTAAAAAGGGTCACTATATTACTCGTTTGGTTGGCTATACTCCCAGTGACTATCAACTTGACAAAACAATGATAGATATTAATTTTCCGGGTGGTAGAATAAATTTCCCTTGGCCATTTTCAAGTTCTATGTTTGTGACACCAAAAACTGAAGCAAGCCCTCTTTATACTACTACTTCGACTAGTTACCATCCTGCCAATCAATATCCATCATACTTCGGAGATACTG AGAATCCTAAAAGTAGAAGAATGATGAGAAATCGTAAATTTATGATGGAGCCTTCAGAAGTTAATGAAAAGTTTACTCATATTTTTCCAACAAAGACTTCCAACATGATACATGGCGGTAAAGGATATGGAGACATTGATGAGGCGACAACAACCTAA
- the LOC130949514 gene encoding secreted RxLR effector protein 161-like: MQVYVDDIIFGLANEDLYADFAKLMTNKFDMSMMRELNFFLGLQIKQTAEGIFIHQEKYAKELVKKFGLDCAKPMETPMHPNIKLDKDEHGRDVDETRYRGMIGSLMYLTSSRPDIIQSVGVCSRFQSKSKQSHLSAVKRIIRYVLGTTDYGLWFPKTDSFQLVGFCDANFSGDRINRKITSGMCCFLGKSLIVWSSKKQATVALSTAEAEYIAASSCCS; the protein is encoded by the coding sequence ATGcaagtttatgttgatgatattATATTTGGTTTGGCTAATGAGGATTTGTATGCAGATTTTGCTAAGCTTATGACTAATAAATTTGATATGAGCATGATGAGAGAGCTCAATTTCTTTCTAGGCTTGCAAATCAAGCAAACTGCAGAAGGCATCTTCATCCatcaagaaaaatatgcaaaagaaCTTGTCAAAAAATTTGGGTTGGACTGTGCTAAGCCAATGGAAACTCCTATGCATCCTAATATCAAGCTTGATAAGGATGAACATGGTAGAGATGTTGATGAGACACGCTATAGAGGGATGATTGGATCCTTAATGTATCTAACCTCCTCAAGGCCTGATATCATCCAAAGTGTTGGAGTTTGCTCAAGGTTTCAATCAAAGTCTAAGCAGTCCCATCTCTCTGCTGTCAAAAGGATCATCCGATATGTACTTGGTACCACTGATTATGGGTTATGGTTTCCTAAGACTGATTCTTTTCAATTAGTGGGTTTCTGTGATGCAAATTTTTCTGGGGACAGAATTAATAGAAAAATTACAAGTGGCATGTGCTGCTTTCTTGGAAAATCTCTCATTGTTTGGTCTAGCAAGAAGCAAGCTACGGTGGCACTTTCAACAGCCGAAGCTGAGTATATTGCAGCCTCCTCTTGTTGTTCTTAA